A single Carnobacterium inhibens subsp. inhibens DSM 13024 DNA region contains:
- a CDS encoding AAA family ATPase, with protein MRPLKLVMNAFGPYKEKVVIDFTQFQQETLFLVSGPTGAGKTTIFDAIAYALYDDASGTSRGKDSFKSQFASDDILCFVELEFEIAGKKYFIKRSPAQKGPGKNGKLKNWSSEVEFHHNGTVTTKINEANKEIQELLSLSYEQFKQIVMLPQGEFKKMLESNSADKEKIFRNIFQTDTIKEFQSILKDQANNLKREIDQSENTLQQFVGMINKDVNETLKEAIAFFDVPTILKELTALVEDYQTKIGTLENELSALNGKYQTNQQKIEWLTRLEFLEQEKNSLESTKELIEAKRLEIELAKKAETCLEAKKQVESLTQQRMSIEKELLEEQKQLVDISEQFIEAKNRYEILQTEYKDLPAKRESLTDLKEQEKQLNEQVTKEQAKVSLENENEETQQLIVLLTDQVIRENEQLDKIDYELKEIQLAKVSIMDKQREAARLQQEEHQQIKEQEAVIDFCENLEKQTVKVEAFQEIEYVFTQIEKKYQEKRVVYNRNLAGILAEELAENEACPVCGSLHHPSPAKLANDTISKEALETVEVEKNELGKQFDRLSIELQGLNEVIQTSEEKLSIQRSEVYEKRAKLDELVSENRIKQDRITKEIAALQKIMDKEEQVEEQKQEILQQIREKESKIQVLRSTIQHNVKRIDELKKDIDTLKIRTKSSSLSEIQAQIDNRIKEITTIEQEYEEAQEQKSTLERQQTQYQTSTTSFEKQLSLLLEREADLKELFHQQLKINQLDDTFEKYVVKKELKEQMIEEIESFDKKSWANQDAILEQKRKLEKEGSSHSIEVYQSHNQEIENHSRTLKTQQHELIGTEKTVQSILSQIQLNYQTKKGQQEEYLMYKELAEIANGSKETEYISFERYVLGIYFEEIIEAANSRFTQMTNSRYSLIRNKEKTKGAGPKGLDLDVFDNYTGMKRSVKTLSGGESFKASLALALGLSDVIQNHSGGVSVDTLFIDEGFGTLDTDSLDSAIETLVELNQRGRLVGIISHVEELKTRIPVHIKVTKSSKGSYAEIKV; from the coding sequence GTGAGACCATTAAAGTTAGTTATGAATGCTTTTGGCCCTTATAAAGAAAAAGTGGTAATTGATTTTACTCAATTCCAACAAGAAACGCTCTTTTTAGTAAGTGGGCCAACAGGAGCAGGCAAGACCACCATTTTTGATGCCATTGCATATGCACTATACGATGATGCTAGTGGGACAAGCCGAGGAAAGGATTCTTTTAAGTCACAATTTGCTTCTGATGACATACTCTGTTTTGTAGAGCTGGAATTTGAAATAGCTGGGAAAAAGTATTTTATAAAAAGAAGCCCAGCACAAAAAGGACCAGGAAAGAATGGGAAATTAAAGAATTGGTCTTCAGAAGTTGAATTTCACCATAATGGTACTGTTACTACTAAAATTAATGAAGCAAATAAAGAGATTCAAGAATTGCTTTCATTGTCATATGAACAATTCAAACAAATAGTAATGCTGCCGCAAGGTGAATTCAAAAAAATGCTGGAGTCTAATAGTGCCGATAAAGAAAAGATTTTTCGAAATATTTTTCAAACTGACACCATCAAGGAATTTCAATCGATTTTAAAAGACCAAGCAAATAATCTGAAACGTGAAATAGATCAAAGTGAAAATACGCTGCAACAATTTGTAGGAATGATCAATAAAGACGTTAATGAAACATTAAAAGAAGCGATTGCCTTTTTTGATGTTCCAACAATTTTAAAAGAATTAACGGCTTTAGTAGAAGATTACCAAACAAAGATTGGTACATTAGAAAACGAGTTGTCAGCCTTAAATGGAAAATATCAGACAAATCAACAAAAAATCGAATGGTTAACGAGATTAGAGTTTCTTGAACAGGAAAAAAACTCTTTAGAATCAACTAAAGAGTTGATAGAAGCAAAACGATTAGAGATAGAGTTGGCAAAAAAAGCCGAAACTTGTTTGGAAGCAAAAAAACAAGTTGAATCCTTAACCCAACAAAGAATGTCTATTGAAAAAGAATTACTGGAAGAACAAAAACAATTGGTTGATATTTCAGAGCAATTCATAGAAGCAAAAAACCGTTATGAAATTTTACAGACTGAATACAAAGACCTGCCTGCTAAACGTGAATCTTTGACCGATTTAAAAGAGCAAGAAAAACAACTCAATGAACAAGTGACTAAAGAACAGGCAAAGGTCTCATTAGAAAATGAAAATGAAGAAACGCAACAACTAATTGTCTTGCTTACCGATCAAGTTATAAGGGAAAATGAACAGCTAGATAAAATAGATTATGAATTAAAAGAAATCCAACTAGCTAAAGTAAGCATTATGGATAAACAACGTGAGGCAGCTAGACTGCAGCAAGAAGAACACCAACAGATAAAAGAACAAGAAGCGGTAATCGATTTTTGTGAAAATCTAGAAAAACAAACCGTTAAAGTAGAAGCGTTTCAAGAAATTGAATATGTCTTTACTCAAATTGAAAAAAAATACCAAGAAAAAAGAGTAGTATACAATCGAAATCTTGCGGGTATATTAGCTGAGGAGTTGGCAGAAAATGAAGCATGCCCGGTATGTGGTTCTCTTCATCATCCTTCTCCTGCCAAATTAGCGAACGATACAATCTCAAAAGAAGCCTTAGAAACGGTAGAAGTAGAAAAAAATGAACTTGGAAAGCAATTTGATCGACTATCTATTGAACTTCAGGGTTTAAATGAAGTGATTCAAACAAGTGAAGAAAAGCTATCTATTCAACGAAGCGAGGTATACGAGAAACGAGCTAAACTTGATGAGCTAGTGTCTGAGAATCGTATAAAACAAGACAGAATTACAAAAGAAATCGCTGCTTTGCAAAAAATAATGGACAAGGAAGAGCAAGTAGAAGAGCAAAAACAAGAAATTTTACAACAAATAAGAGAAAAAGAATCGAAAATCCAAGTACTTAGATCTACGATACAACACAATGTGAAACGGATAGATGAATTAAAAAAAGACATCGATACTCTAAAAATAAGAACAAAATCTAGCAGTCTGTCTGAAATCCAAGCACAAATCGACAATAGAATAAAGGAAATAACAACGATTGAGCAGGAATACGAAGAAGCTCAAGAACAGAAAAGTACATTAGAAAGACAACAAACTCAGTATCAAACAAGTACAACATCTTTTGAAAAGCAGCTAAGTTTATTACTTGAACGTGAGGCAGATTTGAAAGAATTGTTCCATCAACAGTTAAAAATAAATCAATTAGATGATACGTTTGAAAAATATGTAGTGAAAAAAGAACTAAAAGAACAAATGATTGAGGAAATAGAATCATTTGATAAGAAAAGTTGGGCGAATCAAGACGCTATTTTGGAGCAAAAAAGAAAACTTGAAAAAGAAGGAAGTAGTCACTCTATTGAAGTGTATCAATCTCACAATCAAGAAATAGAAAACCACAGCAGAACATTAAAAACACAACAACATGAGCTGATTGGAACGGAAAAAACGGTTCAATCTATTCTTTCTCAAATTCAATTGAACTATCAGACAAAAAAAGGGCAACAAGAAGAATACCTCATGTACAAAGAGTTAGCTGAGATTGCTAATGGATCTAAAGAAACAGAGTATATTTCATTCGAACGATATGTATTAGGGATTTATTTTGAAGAAATTATTGAAGCTGCAAATAGTCGATTTACACAAATGACTAATAGTCGTTATTCGCTTATTCGCAATAAAGAAAAAACAAAAGGAGCGGGTCCTAAAGGCTTAGATCTAGATGTCTTTGATAATTATACAGGGATGAAAAGAAGTGTGAAAACTTTGTCTGGCGGGGAAAGTTTTAAAGCTTCTTTAGCACTGGCTTTAGGTCTAAGTGATGTGATTCAAAATCATAGCGGTGGAGTGAGCGTAGACACTTTATTTATTGATGAAGGTTTCGGAACATTAGATACAGATTCATTAGATAGTGCAATTGAAACATTGGTTGAATTAAACCAAAGAGGTCGTTTGGTTGGAATTATTTCTCATGTAGAAGAACTAAAAACAAGAATCCCGGTTCATATTAAAGTGACTAAATCATCAAAAGGCAGTTATGCTGAAATTAAAGTGTAA
- a CDS encoding exonuclease SbcCD subunit D — MRLLHTADWHIGKIVNEFSMLEDQEYFLDQMIKKLKTIELDALIMAGDLYDRSMPSKEAVSLANKVLTRLIQEVNVPVLVIAGNHDSSERVEYGADLLATNRLYIEGTVKEVTRKVTIKGVNFYLLPFADYAYTRELLQVETIKSLEDATRVQIETIKKEMDPEEINVLIAHGYVINLSNDTSETTDSERPLSIGTAEYVSVELFEDFDYVALGHLHKAQKVKYDRVRYSGSLLKYSKSEARHKKQLSLVTLEKDHVEIEPIYIKPKRDMRIVKGLFDEIMEQQSEDYLFFELLDGNFVIDAMNQLKRRYPNAMGLEYVAKKEREENSSIKHQEQLEKLSIQDIFADFYTHYKEKNLTDERKDIIDNILHQMERGE; from the coding sequence ATGCGATTATTACATACAGCAGACTGGCACATTGGAAAGATCGTCAATGAATTTTCTATGTTGGAAGACCAGGAATATTTTCTAGATCAAATGATTAAAAAGTTAAAAACAATAGAATTAGATGCATTGATTATGGCTGGCGATTTATATGATCGTTCTATGCCCTCAAAAGAAGCAGTGTCTTTAGCTAATAAAGTGTTAACAAGACTGATTCAAGAAGTAAATGTACCGGTCTTAGTCATAGCAGGGAATCATGATAGCAGTGAACGAGTGGAATATGGAGCAGACCTTTTAGCCACTAATCGTTTGTATATTGAAGGAACAGTAAAAGAAGTGACACGCAAAGTAACCATTAAAGGAGTCAACTTTTATTTACTGCCATTTGCTGACTATGCATACACTAGAGAATTGTTACAAGTTGAAACGATTAAAAGCTTAGAAGACGCTACTAGAGTCCAAATTGAAACGATAAAAAAAGAGATGGATCCTGAAGAAATAAATGTGCTTATTGCACATGGCTATGTTATAAACTTAAGCAATGATACTTCTGAAACGACAGATTCTGAAAGACCCTTAAGTATTGGAACCGCAGAATATGTTAGTGTTGAGTTATTTGAAGATTTTGATTACGTTGCTTTGGGACACTTGCATAAAGCTCAAAAAGTAAAATACGATCGAGTTCGCTATAGTGGGTCATTATTAAAATATTCTAAATCAGAAGCTCGACATAAAAAGCAATTGTCACTTGTTACGTTAGAAAAAGACCATGTGGAGATTGAACCGATCTATATTAAACCAAAAAGAGATATGCGTATTGTTAAAGGATTATTTGATGAGATAATGGAACAACAATCAGAAGATTATCTATTTTTTGAATTGCTAGATGGAAATTTTGTCATTGATGCAATGAATCAATTGAAGCGTCGTTACCCAAATGCAATGGGTTTGGAATACGTTGCTAAGAAAGAACGAGAAGAAAATTCATCCATAAAGCATCAAGAACAATTGGAAAAATTATCTATTCAAGATATTTTTGCTGATTTTTATACACATTATAAAGAAAAAAATTTAACAGATGAGCGCAAAGACATTATTGACAATATATTGCATCAAATGGAAAGAGGAGAATAA
- a CDS encoding acyl-CoA thioesterase, protein MERHFDLYEHQAQYYETDQMGIIHHSNYIRWFEEARTNLLDQMGFGYAKMEESGVIVPVLAINCIYKSMVRYNDRVYIIPKIEEFNGIRLTISYRIVDKATGELRTTGESKHCFLNKENRPFSLKKEQPKLYDLFDSYLKVDLSIPK, encoded by the coding sequence ATGGAAAGACATTTTGACTTATATGAACACCAAGCTCAATATTATGAAACGGATCAAATGGGAATTATTCATCACTCAAATTATATTCGCTGGTTTGAAGAAGCCAGAACAAATTTATTAGACCAGATGGGTTTTGGCTATGCTAAAATGGAAGAATCAGGTGTTATCGTACCCGTTCTAGCGATAAATTGCATTTACAAATCAATGGTTCGTTACAATGATCGAGTGTACATCATTCCTAAAATCGAAGAGTTCAATGGGATTAGACTGACTATTTCGTATCGTATAGTGGATAAAGCTACAGGTGAATTACGAACAACTGGAGAAAGCAAACACTGTTTCTTAAACAAAGAAAACCGCCCTTTTTCATTGAAAAAAGAACAGCCTAAATTATATGATTTATTCGATTCTTATTTAAAAGTTGATTTATCTATTCCAAAATAG
- a CDS encoding 5-formyltetrahydrofolate cyclo-ligase — MTKKIDKQLLRQQMISFLKSISSEEKVAIERKLEKNLFESEEWKEAKRVGVTLSQGFEWNTFGIIDRAWQEGKIVCAPKCIPKEKAMTFYDFTNREQLEKGFYNLIEPKPLETTEVSKKEIDLVLVPGLIFDEKGYRIGFGGGYYDRFLSNFPNRTAALIYSRQLTSKLPIEPFDIPVQNLITEKG, encoded by the coding sequence ATGACAAAAAAAATAGATAAGCAACTATTGCGTCAGCAAATGATTTCTTTTTTGAAGAGCATTTCTTCAGAAGAAAAAGTAGCAATCGAAAGAAAATTGGAAAAAAATTTATTTGAATCTGAAGAATGGAAAGAGGCTAAAAGAGTTGGGGTTACGCTTTCTCAAGGATTTGAATGGAATACATTCGGTATTATCGACCGAGCTTGGCAAGAAGGTAAAATCGTTTGTGCTCCAAAATGTATTCCAAAGGAAAAAGCGATGACTTTTTATGATTTCACAAATAGAGAACAACTGGAAAAAGGCTTTTACAATCTCATTGAACCAAAACCTCTTGAGACTACAGAAGTGTCTAAAAAAGAAATTGATTTAGTTTTAGTACCAGGACTGATTTTTGATGAAAAAGGTTATCGAATCGGTTTTGGTGGTGGGTATTATGATCGTTTTTTAAGCAATTTTCCCAATCGAACTGCTGCGCTTATATATTCAAGACAGTTAACTTCAAAATTGCCTATTGAACCTTTTGATATACCTGTTCAAAATTTAATTACTGAAAAAGGATAA
- a CDS encoding cyclodeaminase/cyclohydrolase family protein: MKEQSIEQFLTDLSAKKSTPGAGGAAALVAAIGSALGSMVGNFTIGKKKYESVQLEVQECVHELEKIKMDLEDLIQKDADAFYPLAQAYKLPKSTSAEVEYKENVIEKTLVGATTVPIEIMEKAVRAIEILGSLSKIGNTMLIADAGTGILFCKAALEGASLSVYVNTAEMKNMQKKEALNQKADLLVEEGSFLADKVYKKIKFSYK, translated from the coding sequence ATGAAAGAACAATCTATTGAACAATTTTTAACAGATTTGTCAGCAAAAAAATCCACTCCTGGAGCAGGCGGTGCAGCAGCGTTAGTAGCAGCCATAGGATCTGCTTTAGGCAGTATGGTGGGCAACTTTACCATCGGAAAAAAGAAGTATGAATCTGTTCAACTTGAAGTTCAGGAATGTGTACATGAACTGGAAAAGATAAAGATGGACTTAGAAGATTTGATCCAAAAAGATGCGGACGCTTTTTACCCTTTAGCACAAGCTTATAAACTGCCAAAGTCAACTTCTGCAGAAGTAGAATACAAAGAGAATGTTATAGAAAAGACTTTGGTTGGAGCAACAACTGTGCCAATTGAAATTATGGAGAAAGCGGTACGAGCAATCGAGATTCTTGGAAGCTTATCAAAAATTGGAAATACGATGCTGATAGCAGATGCAGGAACCGGAATACTTTTCTGCAAAGCGGCTTTAGAAGGGGCTAGTCTTAGTGTCTACGTCAATACTGCTGAAATGAAAAACATGCAAAAGAAAGAGGCTTTAAACCAAAAGGCCGATCTTTTAGTAGAGGAAGGATCTTTTCTTGCGGATAAAGTATACAAAAAAATCAAATTTTCTTATAAATAA
- a CDS encoding formate--tetrahydrofolate ligase: MEFKNDVTIAQEAIMEPIVEVAEKLGIDSESIEQYGKYKAKINEIEIADLDTRKEGKLILVTAITPTPAGEGKTTTVVGLGDGLQKIGKKAAIALREPSLGPVFGMKGGAAGGGYAQVVPMEDLNLHFTGDFHAISAANNLLAAMLDNHIHHGNSLAIDTRNITWKRVVDMNDRQLRFIVDGLNGKTNGVPREDGFDITVASEIMAILCLSTDMEEMKDKLKRIIVGYTHAGQPVTAGDLKAHGAMAALLKDALKPNLVQTLEHTPAFVHGGPFANIAHGCNSIKATKLALKYADYVVTEAGFGADLGAEKFMDIKCRLSGLEPSAVVVVATVRALKMHGGMSKKELNKENLSALEKGLPNLMKHIENMQTVFGMPTVVAINKFPTDTAQELALVEEKCKQLGVNVVLSDVWENGGNGGQALAQAVVKLADQESTLTYAYELEDSLIDKMTKVVQKVYGGEGIVLAPGVKKEISRLETLGFGDLPICMAKTQYSFSDDKNKLGRPEDFTVTIKKVKVSAGAGFIVVLTGDIMTMPGLPKVPAAESIDVLSDGRVIGLF, translated from the coding sequence ATGGAATTTAAAAACGATGTAACGATTGCACAAGAAGCCATTATGGAACCAATAGTAGAAGTGGCTGAAAAATTAGGAATAGACAGTGAATCGATTGAACAGTATGGGAAATACAAAGCAAAGATCAATGAAATAGAAATTGCTGATTTAGATACCAGAAAAGAAGGAAAATTGATCTTGGTAACGGCTATTACGCCTACACCAGCTGGGGAAGGCAAAACAACTACTGTCGTAGGCTTAGGAGACGGACTTCAAAAAATAGGCAAGAAAGCAGCAATTGCTTTAAGAGAGCCTTCATTAGGTCCTGTATTTGGGATGAAAGGAGGTGCAGCTGGAGGCGGGTATGCTCAAGTCGTGCCGATGGAAGATTTAAATTTACATTTTACAGGTGACTTTCATGCCATCAGTGCAGCTAACAATTTACTAGCGGCTATGCTGGATAACCATATTCATCATGGCAATTCACTAGCTATCGATACACGAAACATTACGTGGAAACGAGTAGTAGATATGAATGATCGCCAATTACGTTTTATCGTTGATGGTTTAAACGGCAAAACAAATGGTGTTCCGCGTGAAGATGGATTTGATATTACAGTTGCTTCTGAGATCATGGCAATCTTATGTTTATCCACAGATATGGAAGAAATGAAAGATAAACTGAAAAGAATCATCGTAGGGTACACTCATGCAGGACAGCCCGTTACAGCTGGTGATTTAAAAGCACATGGAGCAATGGCTGCACTATTAAAAGACGCACTGAAACCGAATTTGGTCCAAACATTAGAACATACGCCTGCTTTTGTTCATGGCGGTCCATTTGCCAATATTGCACATGGCTGCAATAGCATCAAAGCAACGAAATTGGCTTTGAAATATGCTGATTATGTCGTAACGGAAGCCGGTTTTGGAGCTGATCTAGGAGCAGAAAAATTCATGGATATTAAATGCCGGTTATCAGGATTGGAACCATCAGCAGTCGTTGTTGTCGCAACAGTTAGAGCTTTAAAGATGCATGGCGGCATGTCTAAAAAAGAATTGAATAAAGAAAATCTTTCAGCCCTTGAAAAAGGATTACCTAATTTAATGAAGCATATTGAAAACATGCAAACTGTTTTTGGAATGCCAACCGTTGTAGCCATCAATAAATTTCCAACGGATACAGCTCAAGAATTAGCTTTGGTAGAAGAAAAATGCAAACAATTAGGGGTAAATGTTGTTTTATCAGATGTTTGGGAAAATGGTGGGAATGGTGGTCAAGCTTTAGCTCAAGCGGTCGTGAAACTTGCAGATCAAGAAAGTACTTTAACATATGCCTATGAATTAGAAGATTCGTTAATAGATAAAATGACTAAAGTTGTTCAAAAAGTATATGGCGGTGAAGGGATTGTATTAGCTCCTGGAGTAAAAAAAGAAATCAGTCGTTTAGAAACTCTTGGATTTGGGGATTTACCTATATGTATGGCAAAAACGCAATATTCGTTTTCAGATGATAAAAATAAATTAGGGCGTCCAGAAGACTTTACAGTTACGATCAAAAAGGTAAAAGTTTCTGCTGGAGCAGGTTTTATTGTTGTTTTAACGGGTGATATTATGACGATGCCGGGATTACCAAAAGTACCTGCAGCAGAATCGATTGATGTTCTGTCTGATGGAAGAGTCATTGGATTATTTTAA
- a CDS encoding dicarboxylate/amino acid:cation symporter yields MKRIKLGLVTKLLIAIILGIIFGQLDFLPDFIIQIPVTISSLFSSVLSFIIPLMIIGFVVVGIADLTQGAGKLLGLTTVLAYASTLIAGMIAYFVAVNLFPLFIDASLSKAVVGDQPSLEPLFSIPIEPMLDVTSAIVFSFMFGICISWLKGQGKGETMYNFFSEFSLIISKLLNSFIIPGLPFFIFGNFVNLSYTGSVFSILSIFWKVFAIVIGLQLILVSLFFVIAGLYAKKNPFTMIKNQIPGYVTAIGTQSSAATIPVNLEVAKKNGVSAQIREFVIPLCATIHLLGSIVTVTSCVTAVLLIYNMPVHFGMMAGFIAMLGVAMIAAPGAPGGGIMSALPFMTMVGIDPTGVLGNLLITLYLTQDSFGTAANISGDNAIAVIVDKVYYKHILKKSN; encoded by the coding sequence ATGAAAAGAATCAAATTAGGATTAGTAACTAAGTTGCTAATAGCTATTATTTTAGGTATTATTTTTGGACAGTTGGATTTTTTGCCAGATTTTATTATTCAAATACCCGTTACGATTTCTTCACTATTTAGCAGTGTACTAAGTTTTATTATCCCATTAATGATCATTGGTTTTGTAGTAGTAGGAATTGCCGATTTGACACAAGGAGCGGGTAAATTATTAGGTTTAACAACAGTGTTGGCTTATGCTTCAACGTTAATTGCTGGGATGATTGCATACTTTGTTGCTGTAAATCTATTTCCTTTATTTATTGATGCTAGCTTAAGTAAGGCTGTAGTTGGGGATCAACCAAGTCTTGAACCGTTATTCTCTATACCAATTGAACCTATGCTGGATGTGACTTCGGCTATTGTTTTTTCATTTATGTTCGGTATTTGTATTTCTTGGTTAAAAGGACAAGGCAAAGGGGAAACGATGTACAACTTTTTTAGTGAATTTAGTTTGATTATCAGCAAACTGCTTAATTCATTTATTATTCCCGGATTGCCATTTTTTATATTTGGTAATTTTGTAAATTTGAGTTATACAGGAAGTGTGTTTTCAATTCTTTCTATTTTCTGGAAAGTCTTTGCGATAGTCATTGGTTTACAACTGATTTTAGTATCGCTCTTCTTTGTTATTGCAGGGTTATACGCGAAAAAAAATCCTTTTACAATGATTAAGAATCAAATTCCAGGATATGTGACAGCTATTGGAACGCAATCATCTGCGGCTACGATTCCAGTAAATTTAGAAGTTGCTAAAAAGAATGGTGTATCAGCTCAAATTCGTGAGTTTGTTATTCCTTTATGTGCTACGATTCATTTATTAGGAAGTATTGTGACAGTAACATCATGTGTAACAGCTGTATTATTGATTTACAATATGCCGGTACATTTTGGAATGATGGCAGGATTTATTGCGATGTTGGGAGTAGCTATGATAGCAGCACCAGGCGCACCAGGTGGAGGCATCATGAGCGCTTTACCGTTTATGACGATGGTTGGTATTGATCCAACGGGGGTGTTGGGAAATCTATTGATTACATTGTATTTAACACAAGATAGCTTTGGAACAGCAGCAAATATTTCTGGAGATAATGCCATTGCTGTAATCGTAGATAAAGTATACTATAAACACATTTTAAAAAAATCCAATTAA
- a CDS encoding ABC transporter ATP-binding protein: MSGIQLKNVTKRYKDSESETIALDHVSLTVNKGEFVAIIGPSGSGKSTFLSIAGALLQPSEGEVFVKDRAISTLNEKELAHVRLEQIGFILQTSNLIPYLTVLDQLLVVVKMKGAITEELKQTASELLTDLGLGNKLKKFPNELSGGERQRVAIARSFMNDPDVILADEPTANLDTARAYEVVQLIAKEVRSRNKAAIMVTHDERMLKDCDRVYRIEDGVLKEEKNV; the protein is encoded by the coding sequence ATGTCTGGTATTCAGTTGAAAAATGTAACAAAACGTTATAAAGATAGTGAAAGTGAAACCATTGCTTTAGATCATGTTTCGTTGACTGTAAATAAAGGAGAGTTTGTGGCGATTATTGGACCGTCTGGTTCAGGAAAAAGTACCTTTTTATCCATTGCTGGAGCTTTATTGCAGCCTTCTGAAGGAGAAGTGTTTGTAAAAGACAGAGCTATTTCAACTTTAAATGAAAAAGAATTAGCACACGTTCGCTTAGAACAAATTGGCTTTATACTCCAAACATCTAACTTAATCCCTTATTTAACAGTGTTAGATCAACTCTTAGTAGTTGTTAAAATGAAAGGTGCGATCACTGAAGAATTGAAACAAACCGCTAGTGAATTGCTGACAGATTTGGGATTAGGAAACAAACTGAAAAAATTCCCTAACGAATTATCCGGTGGTGAAAGACAACGAGTGGCTATTGCACGTTCTTTTATGAATGATCCAGATGTTATTTTAGCAGATGAACCTACAGCTAATTTAGATACGGCGCGTGCTTATGAAGTGGTCCAATTGATTGCAAAAGAAGTAAGATCTCGTAATAAAGCAGCTATCATGGTAACGCATGATGAGCGTATGCTGAAAGATTGTGATCGAGTATACCGTATTGAAGACGGTGTACTGAAAGAAGAAAAAAATGTATAA
- a CDS encoding ABC transporter permease, translated as MFLALKELKHSKGKFMMIGLIIVFISWLVFVLSGLGTGLSDLATSTLKYSEADYVVFEDETDFSFSKSILPESLEKEIAEQKGVESVASMGTVSASIRSAGSNEENATKVDVLIAGIQPGSFMEPSVRSGEPLASSNLNGVIVDESLKEDGFSLGDTLAINGSTEELEIIGFVENETLNHQPVIFSQLDKFRAIKYAAPGSDNGIENPVNGILVQGTDIDVEVVNETIDGIEIGTKDEAVNAVPGYTAENGTIMMMLWFLIIISAFIIGVFFYVLTNQKTQQFGVLKAIGGSNWFVIKTVISQVFILSAVSILVGIGLTYMTAALLPEGMPFNLQLPMVIIYSVVLLAISVLSSLFSVMKISKIDPLTALGRVE; from the coding sequence ATGTTTTTAGCATTAAAAGAATTAAAGCACTCCAAAGGAAAATTTATGATGATTGGTTTAATTATCGTATTTATTTCGTGGCTCGTGTTTGTATTATCTGGTCTTGGAACAGGATTATCTGATTTAGCAACTTCGACGTTAAAATATTCTGAGGCAGATTATGTTGTTTTTGAAGATGAAACAGATTTTAGCTTTTCTAAATCGATTCTTCCCGAATCGTTAGAGAAAGAAATAGCAGAACAAAAAGGTGTAGAGTCTGTTGCTTCTATGGGGACTGTTTCAGCTTCGATTCGTTCAGCTGGCAGTAATGAAGAAAATGCAACAAAAGTTGATGTTCTTATAGCAGGCATTCAACCCGGATCGTTCATGGAGCCAAGCGTTCGTTCTGGTGAACCATTGGCGTCAAGTAATTTAAATGGTGTAATCGTAGATGAATCATTGAAAGAAGATGGATTTTCATTAGGTGATACATTAGCAATCAATGGATCTACTGAAGAGTTGGAGATCATTGGTTTTGTTGAAAATGAGACTTTAAACCATCAACCGGTTATTTTTAGTCAGCTAGATAAATTTCGTGCTATCAAGTATGCTGCACCTGGTTCAGATAATGGAATAGAAAATCCAGTTAATGGAATTCTAGTTCAAGGAACGGATATAGATGTGGAAGTCGTAAATGAAACAATCGATGGGATTGAAATCGGTACAAAAGACGAAGCAGTGAATGCAGTTCCTGGCTATACAGCTGAGAATGGAACGATCATGATGATGCTTTGGTTTTTAATCATTATTTCGGCGTTTATCATAGGTGTATTTTTCTATGTTTTGACCAACCAAAAAACACAACAGTTTGGTGTATTAAAGGCTATTGGAGGAAGCAACTGGTTTGTTATTAAAACAGTTATTTCACAAGTTTTTATTTTATCAGCGGTCAGCATCTTAGTAGGGATTGGACTGACATATATGACTGCAGCATTACTGCCAGAAGGAATGCCGTTTAATTTGCAACTTCCTATGGTTATTATCTATAGTGTTGTTTTACTAGCGATAAGTGTATTAAGTTCGTTATTTTCTGTAATGAAAATTTCAAAAATTGATCCGTTAACAGCCTTAGGGAGGGTGGAATAA